Within Spodoptera frugiperda isolate SF20-4 chromosome 22, AGI-APGP_CSIRO_Sfru_2.0, whole genome shotgun sequence, the genomic segment GTGTCCCctactttaatatttactacGTTTTTACTGCGGTTTCGCCTGCATTTAATacatacaatgtgataggggcgagacttctaacccgttaaggctgagttctacatcaaattttatcgacaaaagtcgggggtcgaaggggtcgaatcccctccccctaaaaattatggctattttaatattttttttactttttttgatatcaatggttgtatgcgtcgtagaaacaaaaaaaaacgacaaacggtagctaataaccttggctaactaattcattacttttttcatatgtttgataatgttttggtgagaaaaaaaaatcatttgtgaattattttgaccgaaaaaatcattatttttcaatattttcaattaggggttcaacccccatattatttttttgtcataaaattagatgtagtactcaaccttaacgggttagaagtccgacccctatcacattgtataacatAGTAAAGGAAACATTATGTTATGAGCAAGAAAAGGCATATGTTAGTCTACATACTAATCTATattttatacctaatattatagaaattggttagatacttaattatttaaatttgtaaatcatcccatgacttctctcgccttgggcgagccgagagggagtgtcagactcttactgactaaaaaccaccccgttcctactcctgcttttcgagccggagccctagtaaccagctaggcagtccgcagctccggatcggtaAGTTTAATAGCTAGGCTAATCTTTGAATATAAATCTCCTTAATATACATATTGTGATGTGAATATTTTTCCCTAACAACTTGATTGTCGAGTTTTTGTTAGATTTCTACAATGTaactggttttgttttatactttaatataatttattatcttcattaaatatacctactatgtGTAACAAAGAATATGATTGGGataagccaaacgcatccacagcaacgtaggaAAAGCGcccttaaaaaagtattttattcaatCCAGTTAAAATTACGTTTTCCTTAGTAATTAGAATtaatacgcaacgtcacgccttttattcccgaaggggtaggcagaggtgcacctgcacataatgccactgtacaatgtacacttgtacatccacttttcaccgtcTCAtcgactccgtgctactaccgagaaattatCGAAAGACCAAAATAGTCCAGTACTACTTTGCCagaccagggaatcgaactcaagaccccttgccattgaatttgactagttagGAAACTAGCCTAGTGTGTGAAGATTCTTCATAATGATCTAGAAAGTAAACTTTCTAATTTACGTTTTAATCTTTTTTAACGAGCAAAAAACTAGATCAAGCTATCAAAAACGCCTTTCAATTTAATCATAGCAACAATAGTTAGTTTGTAGCGTTGCTCTACTATTTTGACAGGCTTCGTTCTGCATTTCACAGACGCAACAATACGAGTTTCAAGATCAGTTTTAGTAACGCttgtagatattatattatttatagtttaagcCAGTGAACCAGCAGATGGataacttgatggtaagcaatcgccgccgcccatggacactcgaaacaccagagacgttacaagtgcattgccggacCTTTAGgagttacgaatttaagggttgttggtgaatcgagGTTTGGGAAAATTGTGAAGGAGACAATcgggcgtccggtaacctcactcacataacaaaacaacgcaaggttttctgtgaggccatggtgtcactccggtcgagccggcccattcgtgcggaagcatggctctctcactgaccaaaggcctcttctagcACGgagaattattaatattttcaaataatctacaagatgggcattaaaatataaattagtcatctagTTTAGTCCCTATTAATAATGGATCAAGGACATGAATAAGTAACTTTTTCTCCTTTAACCACGCACGCGTAACTGCGAGCGAGCGAGTGAGtaaatctatatacatataataaatctgtagaagggtcaattctgtacattgaaaatattgtaaaaataaataacagggggtgttactggatcgataccaaacccaaatatgtgattaaacattttttgtctgtctgtatgtctgtatgttcaggcatcacatgaaaactaacggttggatttcgatgaaacttggtataattataccttattatcctgggcataaaataggatactttttatcctggaaaaatacgtagaaaaaaatcttaatttttcagtttttatactacagaacgcgagctcaacagcagtagctcaatagagggatctccttaattattatgggcctcgccgtatttgggttcattcaatagatatttataagatgtcattgtcagagttactcaaaatggagaaataaaacttccacgcgaagactgacatccgcgcggacggagtcgcgggcggaagctagtaataaatatttatatacgcACTGACATAAACATAAGTAAATGGCATTGTCTTCCTTATTACAATTATAATCTCcatcttaattattataaatatgaaataaattatgttatatatttcAACTACTAATGTGTTAAATAAGagtgtgagtttgtttgtttggttgtgtCGTTTATTGGTGTATcgtgtttaagtgtgggagagccatgctcgaccggagagataccacggccttacagaaaaccgacgtgaaacaacgcttgtgtttcgttgtgtgagtgaggttaccggaagcccaattaccacccttcccaatcttcccaatccccgattccccaacaacccttaaattcctaactcccataaggccggcaacgcacttgtaatgtgGTATCATTCTGGTCGAGCCAactcgaagcatggctctcaaaGTTTCTGTGTTAAGCCAAGgtcaataaaaattttaatctgAGTACAGCAAGCAGAGTCACAGGTAAAAGGCTAGTCAAATACTagttcattaataataaaaaatactatatgtGGCATTGTAATTCAACAATATTTGTTGAGTAAACTTCTCATTCGATTTAATGTAAACATAGGAGACTAACGTAGACAAGTAGcccttaaaaatacatatttattaaataaattaaaattcataatattgCTTTAACTATTACGATTTTCGATAGACGTCTTGTCGGTGATTAAcgtttttgattttgattaaattaatgtaaataaattggattgtttaaaaattttaacatatttttttcgtaaatagttttttttttaacagagTAAGCGGGATTTATGTGgttattaaactttaaattggTATACAGTTCTATAAATTgaagttgaaaaaaatatacattttcacAATGGTGTCTGCAGAATTATTAAACAGGTGAGAATATTTTTGACATAGCATAACATACgaacatattattaaaacaataatagaatGGCAGAATTTGTTCTATTTCTATTGTATAAAATAGCACGAGTTTTCCTAACCAATTGACAATCAATTTATAGTTATCATTATATTCATCTAAATGAATTGTCGTGCAGTTAGTTCGTTAAGCCTCCTTGGTCGAATAGTCGTAACTGCGACtaccagacaaggggtctcgggttcgttcTCGGGTCAGGCAAACaaggtatacattgtatagcagcattacgtgccttaacgTGCACCTTTGTctaccttcggggataaaaggcgtgacctcgcatatacaataaaattcatCTAACCTATGGTCTTATCTATTctaacgtaataattaaaaaatattcacagaaGTCGATGTTGAATATTcatatattcaattaatttaatttatgaattaaatCTCGAAGTAGTTACtcgtaataaacaataaaatttatgtaatgtaacgTCACCAACAGCCCGTGAcaatccactgctggactattaATAAGCCTCCTTTATGTAAGATGTAATCATGGCATACCCTGCCATGATTACCTCACTTGGTACGCGGGTAGGAGATTGCAGTTTGTCCCTTTTAAgttcaaagtatttttaatgaatatagGCAAAACACTGCCACGCACAAAGATTTAAGCCACTAGGCGCTACGCAATACGCACTACGGGCTACGAATTATGGACTACGCGTTACAAACTATGCGCTACGTACTATGCCCTACGTTCTACGCACTACGATACGCTGCTACGGGCTACTCACTACGACCTACGCGATATGAACTAAGTTCTTCGTACTACACTACGAACTACgcactacgcgctacgaactacaaCTTTTTACTTTGCAAAaacttaagtttaaaattaggGCTAACAGATTTATGGGCAGGTATTATGTTATTAGAAATAGGATTCTACAtgagatctgattactttttgacagggTGAGCTAAATGATCTCGCCTTGACAACATTTTGCTtggctttttatggtataaaccagtaaacgagcagacggatcatcctTAGAAGTccttgttggggaatcgggtatcgggaagattggtaagggggataattgggcctccggtaacctcactcacacaacgaaacagcgcaagcgttgttttacgtcggttttctgtgaggccgtggtatcactccggtcgagccggcccattcctgccgaagcatggctcttccacatttaaagactttattctttttttttgttacagataCATATACCAGCGGATGCTTGGATATACCGTCGGTCTGGTACTCCATGTCACCAACATATACAATATGATAGCCTTTTACAAAGGTGATGTACTAAATGACCCTGAGGTGAAGCGGTTCCATGACAATCAGTTCAGGTTCTTGACTATATGGAATGTTGTAAGTAGACCAGTAGACTAGTAGACCGAGTAGACTAGTATACCGAGTAGACCATGAAAAGACCGGTTGAAAAAGTtacttaattgatttatttcttcCATTTCACCTCATgtactaactttttttttaataattttgacgtctAAAAATGCTCTTATGTAgcctttttacaaaaataaattcattgtttcattgttgTTTCCATAAAAGTATGTTAGTAGTAAcaagaaaacttaaaaactagtGTTAGTAATTAGGAACAAATACAAGTGACAAGTAATATTAACTGGTGTGGATCTTCACCCAGTGGCGCACCTATTTGAGAACACTTGGGAGACTATTCTAGACAGTGCGTAGCCAGTGACAGACAGTGCTGTGAAGGGTAGAAGTCATCTGTGCGCGCCTCTGCTAACATAGTATCGAATAGTCTCATCTGATTTGACACGAAAACGTAGACCACCATTTTTCTTATGAGTATTCATTTTCAGTATATGCAAGTAATATACATGGCTCTCGGTCTATCCTGCGATGTCCTGACACTCACGAACCAGGGAAAGGACAGCTCATTGCTGAAGAGTTTGAAGACCATCAGGGATCCATTGTTTACCAACATTGTAATGCCATTCTCAATTGTAAGTATTGTAactatctgtttgtttgtttgatccgGCTTATCTtggaaatggctggaccgattttgacgggaatttTATTGACAGGAAGCTGGTATACTAGGGAGTAATTtaggctatttttattaaaaaaagcaaatacCCAAATTCTGTCAAAAGTTTGTATGCATCACGTATGCTTAAATcgttaaaattacgcaacggattttgatgcggtttttttaattgatagaCTGATTTAAGAGGAACGTTTATATgcataatacatgcataatatatcaccattgcacccatgcgaagctggagctggtcgctagtatattatattatttaactaacCACCCAAATTCTTCCACAGACTGTCAGCTTAACATTTTGGACGATATATACCTACGATGGGGCATTGATCCTGCCACCCAGCGTCGACAAGACTATCACTACAACCTCCAATCATATAATGCATACATATATAGCTCCGTTAGTGCTTTGGGAAATACTATTTAGGCCTAGAAAGAGACCTGAAACACATCTAGGTAACCTGCTAATGATTAACTTGTATGCTGCTTTCTATCTTGTCGTGTGAGtatgagttttattttgttggtggtaaggtttatttttgagtgGTTTTGTGTGGTCGGCTTTAGACGaatcaggttcgattcctgagttaattgaagttttgtaatttttttaggtttattaatttgaataataattcatttaatttctgAACTACGATATTGAAGAGATGCCATTGGGTGCttatgaaaattaaagaaagaaatgttAGTTTACTGGTCACTAATTATTAAGCAGAGCCTAGACTGCTGAACAAAAAATTTTTGGTTTGTTTTCCAATAcaaacaaagtattttattattattttaccctGAAAGTTTCAACGCTATACTTAGTATGCTAATAGGCTCACCGAAAACTAAGAATGAATTTTACCTGTGGTATTTAGAGTATTAACCAATAAGTCAAAGTAAAAGTTAATTCAATaagacaaaacatttatttcaattaatccttaattaggcacttttgaaatgtcaaagatattaattttaatattaataattattatttattttacagaatcATAGTCGGCTACCTCGAACAAGGTCTCTGGGTGTACCCAATAATGGACCAATTACATGGAACCATATATTTCTATGGAGTTGTGGGCGTTCCTCTCATCACAACAAATGTAGCATATATCTTACAATGGTATCTTACTGACCTTATATGGAAAGGCGATGGTAATAGGAAGAAAGTCCTGTAAATAcccttataataactatcgtgagacactAGTATTtaaactcgaaacgggatatttaccaacTGGTATAAAAATAGTGAGTGATcatgagttcatccgtgatcgtgcttgcaacagtaccgaaatatcggaaactcataaaaatggaaaaaaatggtaaatatcccgtttcgagttctaatactagtgttagtgaccatgtcagtttaaaaacttatacctaTGGTGAGACATAcagaattaacaaaaaaaaaaccactgtTTACTTAACGGAGAAAACCTCAACTATTTTGCTAAGATATTTAAGGACCAATTTTGACGTTTGCCATCTATGTCAAACatattagtttcgagttacagaaggactcttcatcatgacaGTATGTGCAGttggctgcgcgacgtcgccgcctCTTAATTTTGTCGCTTCGTCTTAGTCTTATCCATTAATATAactacgtaagtaaaccgtgatttttcaGTTAAACTGTAAATACtcacttaataaatataattaaatgtataagaatataaaatatttagtaaatgtatgtttgtatgcaCATTACTCTTGAACGGCTGCACTGAaaagggtagatgacaaatttatattctaatgtccgtcttgtagattattttaaaacattagacacgtattttttattttcttacggaaacaaatactttcgaagatattttgattttaaatatcgcgtgattccactcctaaactatgATTTGTTTTACCTAAATATTGTTCttctataacaaaataaaaaaaatacgcgtctaatattttttcattacccaactgactattctttttgtgttggatattcaatttatcgaggaagtttatagactataaaacatcacgctacaatcaaaagGAACCGAGCAGCGAGATGAAACTACGCGGGagtaaataattatctaatttaaTATGGAAAATGTGTAACTACATGTTTATTCAGcagattgtaaaaaaatattatcaatggTTGTAACCGGGCAGTAAGTTTAGCgtgaaattattaatatttagtagTTAGCGAACTGTGATGGTTAAactacttattaaaatttattgttaatataattatgaatatgtgtgtttttttttcaattggtTTCAATATGTTAGTGGTGTTTAATGTCCAGTACTTAACTTTTAAAGCTAGTTAGTTAAGAATATTTGATATGAgtttgtaaatttatttttctttgacttTCTTCTACAGATCTGattattggaaataaaatataggtgtCCACTTTTCACTGTTCATTTGACGaactagtttatttatttaaaattaaaatgcaagttgaatgtcgtggtggcccggtggcttaagacacccgctttatatgaattatttttttatttaattttaattttttttatttaattttttttaaacgttgccccacactaagattttctcctgtgtcgtgggtgctttttATGAAATGTTAGTAGTTACAGTTATTACTACGCACAGTGTTTTAAAATCCCTTGGAGGAagacatttttagctaataatGCATATCGATGTAGTTAGCCCTAATAACACATATTGCAAAAGGaaccccatgtcaattatttttagtattcgagaaaaaaaaatactaaagttgctaattcggagtgtggtttaaatagaacttttctttatttttcttttatctttaaaataaagagcaaaatttaatatccggattttatcacatatatttatgtgttattcaagctttacaacacatatgaattgtaactaggtacaaagatatttgcaaaaaatccaattttagtttctattttttatttttgtattgacatagtttccgcacgaaatcttcatggtaaatgatagttagccttttgtactatgtacttaaataaaatcagccacataatccgtggtattacaaaattatgtacaattgaaaaaaaatctaagcgcctttataattacaaatagcaaagtcaacaatcagcactttgctttttaaatgatacaataattttatctaaagaagtcgacattttagaagatgatgattaaaataaattcttatttaatctaccatatagcaaaagtcatgtcatgatagtttgcaattaaaaatcgtGTGGTGACTAGTACTAGGACCTacgtaattgaaagaaatacacaataaaacatgCATATATTAAACAGATctatatggtagattaaataagaatttattttaagcatcatcttctaaaatatcgacttctctagataaaattattgtatcatttaaaaagcaaagtgctgattgttgactttgctatttgtaattataaaggcgcttagattttttttcaattgtacataattttgtaataccacggattatgtgcctgattttatttaagtacatagtacaaaaggctaactatcatttaccatgaagatttcgtgcggaaactatgtcaatacaaaaataaaaaatagaaactataattggattttttgcaaatatctttgtacctagttacaattcataCGTGTTGTAAAGcttaaataacacataaatatatgtaataaaatccggatatcaaattttgctctttattttaaagataaaagaaaaataaaagaaaaacctatttaaaccacactccgaattagcaacGGTGGCTTAAGACACTCGCTTTTTATGAAATGATAGTAGTTGcagttattacttattacgtTTCAGCAATTTTTAAGACGATGAGTACAAAATGCGTCATATTTATTGTATCTATGTAATTTACATTGTAtctatctacactaatattataaagaggaaaactttgtttgtttggttgtaatgaataggctcaaaaactactggaccgattttattgtatctatgtctttcaccattcgaaagctacattagacgagtaacataggctatatttcattttggaaaaatagggttccgtaagatatttggatttttcggacacaaactgaaaaaaatcaacctaagaagttacttattttgcgtatgctgcctaaactacaaaagatagaaccatgaaatgttataattaataaaattgtagatcttataatagcgaataaaaagggtagaaggcgttttaattttgactatcaaccacgcggacgaagtcgcgggcaaaagctagttttagataataacataaataattagtaTTAGGAATGATAGGAGCAAACCTTGAACCGTTGGTATCTATTTGTCTAATCACGCCATTTAAGCCCCGCCCCGGTTCGGTATATTACGCTTATTTTAAATAGTCAGGATCATGAAggaagtacaaagaggagatgccatggTGTGATTGTGCTCAGTGATACAAAAAAC encodes:
- the LOC118279543 gene encoding androgen-dependent TFPI-regulating protein-like, which encodes MLGYTVGLVLHVTNIYNMIAFYKGDVLNDPEVKRFHDNQFRFLTIWNVYMQVIYMALGLSCDVLTLTNQGKDSSLLKSLKTIRDPLFTNIVMPFSITVSLTFWTIYTYDGALILPPSVDKTITTTSNHIMHTYIAPLVLWEILFRPRKRPETHLGNLLMINLYAAFYLVVIIVGYLEQGLWVYPIMDQLHGTIYFYGVVGVPLITTNVAYILQWYLTDLIWKGDGNRKKVL